Proteins encoded within one genomic window of Methanothrix harundinacea 6Ac:
- a CDS encoding NifU family protein: protein MEKLRREVESVLEVIRNALRMEGGDIELVDVAEDGVVSVKLTGSCAGCPFSQMTLKNFVERELKKNVDGIKEVVAV from the coding sequence ATGGAGAAGTTGAGACGAGAGGTGGAGTCCGTCCTCGAGGTGATCAGGAACGCCCTCAGGATGGAAGGTGGAGATATCGAGCTGGTCGACGTCGCCGAGGACGGGGTGGTCTCGGTGAAGCTGACTGGAAGCTGCGCAGGTTGCCCCTTCTCTCAGATGACCCTCAAGAACTTCGTCGAAAGAGAGCTGAAGAAGAACGTGGACGGCATAAAGGAAGTTGTGGCGGTATAG
- the cdhD gene encoding CO dehydrogenase/acetyl-CoA synthase subunit delta, giving the protein MGEKLSISDLNKKLAEMDVKSLEGITIEGDIELEIDAGAGGVGPLFAYYFGEEVAKVAVQLVNMAKAFGYPVESLLQPVAVAQAISPAPAELAKAAAAVPAFKIPDALKSTKFAVGTDKTWKTQIQEVQLGATKAEGGSRGHVIKIGGEKAMPFFFDAAMPNRPVVTIDVFDMPIGMAKAVKMHYEDVMNDPADWAKKAVKEFKADLVTTHLISTDPLVKDTPAKEAVKVVEDVLQAVDVPIVIGGSGNPEKDVEVLSKASEVAQGERALIASASLNLDWEAIGKACVANNNVCLAWTQLEINSQKELNRKLMKVAGVPRDSIVMDPTTAALAYGMDFAYTNMERIRLGGLKGDEELNFPMSSGTTNAWGVREAWMVNSPNKNDSPWGDRMLRGPIWEILTGFSLAMAGVDIFMMMNPIAVAYLQEITQSLMGLVKAETPDTTKWISMEV; this is encoded by the coding sequence ATGGGAGAGAAACTAAGCATATCCGACTTAAATAAGAAATTGGCGGAAATGGACGTGAAGTCCCTCGAGGGGATCACCATCGAGGGAGACATCGAACTGGAGATCGACGCTGGTGCTGGCGGCGTCGGACCTCTCTTCGCATACTACTTCGGCGAAGAGGTCGCAAAGGTGGCGGTCCAGCTGGTCAATATGGCCAAGGCCTTCGGCTATCCTGTAGAGAGCCTGCTTCAGCCGGTGGCGGTGGCTCAGGCGATATCGCCCGCCCCCGCTGAGCTGGCCAAGGCAGCGGCCGCAGTTCCGGCCTTCAAGATACCCGACGCTCTGAAGAGCACCAAGTTCGCGGTCGGCACCGACAAGACCTGGAAGACCCAGATCCAGGAGGTCCAGCTCGGAGCCACCAAGGCCGAGGGAGGATCCCGAGGTCACGTCATCAAGATCGGCGGCGAGAAGGCGATGCCCTTCTTCTTCGATGCCGCGATGCCGAACAGACCCGTCGTCACCATCGACGTCTTCGACATGCCCATCGGGATGGCCAAGGCCGTCAAGATGCACTACGAGGACGTCATGAACGACCCCGCCGACTGGGCGAAGAAGGCGGTCAAGGAGTTCAAGGCTGATTTGGTAACAACTCACCTGATCAGCACCGACCCCCTGGTAAAGGACACGCCGGCCAAGGAGGCGGTGAAGGTGGTAGAGGACGTCCTCCAGGCCGTCGACGTGCCGATCGTCATCGGCGGAAGCGGCAACCCCGAGAAGGACGTGGAGGTCCTATCCAAGGCGAGCGAGGTGGCCCAGGGCGAGCGCGCCCTCATCGCCAGCGCCAGCCTGAACCTGGACTGGGAGGCGATCGGAAAGGCCTGCGTCGCCAACAACAACGTCTGCCTCGCCTGGACCCAGCTCGAGATCAACTCCCAGAAGGAACTGAACAGGAAGCTGATGAAGGTCGCAGGCGTCCCCAGGGATTCCATCGTCATGGACCCGACGACCGCGGCCCTCGCCTACGGCATGGACTTCGCCTACACCAACATGGAGAGGATCAGGCTCGGCGGCCTGAAGGGCGACGAGGAGCTGAACTTCCCGATGTCCTCCGGTACCACCAACGCCTGGGGCGTCCGAGAGGCCTGGATGGTCAACTCCCCCAACAAGAACGACTCTCCGTGGGGCGACAGGATGCTGAGGGGTCCCATCTGGGAGATCCTCACCGGGTTCTCCCTGGCCATGGCCGGGGTGGACATCTTCATGATGATGAACCCGATCGCTGTAGCCTACCTGCAGGAGATCACCCAGTCTCTGATGGGCCTCGTCAAGGCGGAGACTCCTGACACCACCAAGTGGATCTCAATGGAGGTGTGA
- the cobZ gene encoding alpha-ribazole phosphatase CobZ — protein sequence MAAGKDIRDVLQEAGIAIDEVVSAALELYVPHPGVETRSKAEEVFRRELDLALSDPNLCLLIYAGLLLEAEGRRGGLPNMKSSDYERDLTYLIADEVIGMTIAKYIGGYKGTFDYVRYDKAKPGILGVLGPFMDDVIAGLIGGVSANMYTRAVFG from the coding sequence ATGGCCGCTGGCAAGGACATCCGAGACGTCCTCCAGGAGGCGGGGATCGCCATCGACGAGGTGGTCTCCGCCGCCCTGGAGCTTTACGTGCCGCATCCGGGGGTGGAGACGAGGTCGAAGGCCGAGGAGGTCTTCCGGAGGGAGCTCGACCTCGCCCTCTCCGACCCGAACCTCTGCCTCCTGATCTACGCGGGGCTCCTCCTGGAGGCGGAGGGGAGGAGGGGAGGCCTCCCCAACATGAAAAGCTCCGATTACGAGAGGGATCTCACGTACCTGATAGCCGATGAGGTGATCGGGATGACGATAGCCAAGTACATCGGAGGGTACAAGGGGACCTTCGACTACGTGCGGTACGATAAGGCGAAGCCTGGGATCCTGGGGGTCCTCGGACCCTTCATGGACGACGTCATAGCGGGGCTGATCGGCGGGGTCTCCGCGAACATGTACACCAGGGCGGTGTTCGGCTGA
- the acsC gene encoding acetyl-CoA decarbonylase/synthase complex subunit gamma: MKESSPLNLYKFLPQTNCGECGEQTCMAFAAGIISRTRKIEECKPLVDEKNQKKYGKKLDQLKAVIAPEVALVYVGVGDQQLKVGGEDVMYRHQMTFFNKPPFAYDVTDGMNEADLVERVKLIDGWKKFYIGKWESVEMVAVRSVTGDPAKFAACVKKVMENTKKPMILCSFDPKVLKAGLEVSAATRPLIYAATKENWKEVAQLAFDYKVPVTLSVPFDLDGLKGMAQTFAEMGLKDLVLDPGTAPNGEKLQESLQNFIKLRRASVEEGQKDFNYPVMALPINAWMTTKDPVRGAYWESVLAATFVIRGADIMIRHSIEPHSVMPDMHLRFNIYTDPRTPVQVKPGLYKVGNPTESSPVFLTTNFALTYYTVESDLGSNNIDSYLLAVNTDGIGVQASVAGGQLTPAKIKDAFAEAGMDFEKTTHKAFILPGMAAKFSGELDDLYAYKVKAMVGPEDSGRIPGWMEKQWPPKK, from the coding sequence TTGAAGGAAAGTAGCCCGCTCAACCTTTACAAGTTCCTGCCTCAGACCAACTGCGGCGAGTGCGGTGAGCAGACCTGCATGGCCTTTGCAGCAGGAATCATCTCGAGGACCAGGAAGATCGAGGAGTGCAAGCCCCTCGTAGACGAGAAGAACCAGAAGAAGTACGGCAAGAAGCTCGACCAGCTGAAGGCCGTCATCGCCCCCGAGGTCGCCCTGGTATACGTCGGAGTTGGCGACCAGCAGCTGAAGGTCGGAGGCGAGGACGTGATGTACCGCCACCAGATGACCTTCTTCAACAAGCCTCCATTTGCCTACGACGTCACCGACGGCATGAATGAGGCGGACCTCGTCGAGAGGGTCAAGCTGATCGACGGCTGGAAGAAGTTCTACATCGGCAAATGGGAGAGCGTCGAGATGGTGGCGGTCAGGTCCGTTACCGGCGACCCCGCCAAGTTTGCAGCCTGCGTCAAGAAGGTGATGGAGAACACCAAGAAGCCGATGATCCTCTGCTCCTTCGACCCGAAGGTCCTGAAGGCCGGTCTCGAGGTCTCTGCAGCCACCAGGCCCCTGATCTACGCCGCCACCAAGGAGAACTGGAAGGAGGTGGCCCAGCTCGCCTTCGACTACAAGGTCCCGGTCACCCTCTCCGTCCCCTTCGACCTCGACGGCCTCAAGGGGATGGCCCAGACCTTCGCCGAGATGGGCCTCAAGGACCTAGTCCTCGACCCCGGCACCGCCCCCAACGGCGAGAAGCTCCAGGAGTCCCTCCAGAACTTCATCAAGCTCCGGAGGGCTTCGGTCGAGGAGGGGCAGAAGGACTTCAACTACCCCGTGATGGCCCTGCCGATCAACGCCTGGATGACCACCAAGGACCCGGTTCGGGGCGCCTACTGGGAGTCTGTCCTCGCCGCCACCTTCGTCATCCGCGGCGCCGACATCATGATCAGGCACTCCATCGAGCCCCACAGCGTCATGCCCGACATGCACCTGAGGTTCAACATCTACACCGACCCCAGGACCCCCGTCCAGGTGAAGCCTGGCCTCTACAAGGTGGGCAACCCCACGGAGAGCTCCCCGGTCTTCCTCACCACCAACTTCGCCCTGACCTACTATACGGTCGAGTCGGACCTCGGATCCAACAACATCGACTCGTACCTCCTGGCGGTGAACACCGACGGCATCGGCGTCCAGGCCTCCGTCGCTGGCGGCCAGCTGACCCCAGCCAAGATCAAGGACGCCTTCGCCGAGGCGGGGATGGACTTCGAGAAGACGACCCACAAGGCCTTCATCCTCCCCGGGATGGCCGCCAAGTTCAGCGGCGAGCTGGACGACCTCTACGCCTACAAGGTCAAGGCCATGGTCGGCCCCGAGGACTCCGGAAGGATCCCCGGCTGGATGGAAAAGCAGTGGCCACCAAAGAAGTGA
- a CDS encoding MJ1244 family protein has translation MKTLVKIFVDHEHLGRVINTLTELGITGFYLYEYKGMAPKEWKSFLLKEDPEMTIEAVRHHAEPGVLVNTVIDGDCEPIVKGLEQGLKGIRYTIMGQKVTVLKVRGD, from the coding sequence ATGAAGACATTGGTCAAGATATTTGTAGATCACGAGCACCTCGGCCGGGTGATAAATACCCTCACCGAGCTTGGTATCACCGGATTTTATCTATATGAGTATAAGGGGATGGCTCCAAAAGAATGGAAAAGCTTCCTCCTGAAGGAGGACCCGGAGATGACGATCGAGGCGGTCAGACATCATGCAGAGCCCGGGGTCCTGGTCAACACCGTCATCGACGGCGACTGCGAGCCGATCGTCAAGGGGCTGGAACAAGGTTTAAAAGGGATAAGGTATACGATCATGGGGCAAAAGGTAACAGTACTGAAGGTCAGAGGAGATTGA
- the cobS gene encoding adenosylcobinamide-GDP ribazoletransferase has translation MKDHLLALKAGFGFLSTIPVGISMEGIEALMRHIYLFPLVGAALGLIYAAIALALTAVVPPGIAAALIIVAIFKLCGINHADGLADFGDGVGAHTTVDKKIAAMKDVHIGTGGVLFVTLSILAVYGSLTAIPAAALPVSLVVAEVAAKQSMVAFAAFSTPLHQGFGSIAIQNADRADFLLGLGAAALLCGAFAGPLGIAVLLAAQVSAFYMVAVSRRNFGGATGDGFGATNEVARAVSLVLANVLLAQGLGWGGAIWTPW, from the coding sequence CTGAAGGACCACCTCCTCGCCCTCAAGGCCGGCTTCGGCTTTCTATCGACGATACCCGTCGGGATATCGATGGAGGGGATCGAGGCCCTGATGAGGCACATCTACCTCTTCCCCCTGGTGGGGGCGGCCCTCGGCCTCATCTACGCCGCCATAGCCCTCGCCCTGACGGCCGTGGTCCCGCCGGGGATCGCGGCGGCCTTGATCATCGTCGCGATATTCAAGCTCTGCGGGATAAACCACGCCGACGGCCTCGCCGACTTTGGGGACGGGGTCGGCGCCCATACCACCGTCGATAAGAAGATCGCCGCCATGAAGGACGTCCACATCGGGACCGGCGGCGTCCTCTTCGTGACGCTTTCGATCCTCGCCGTCTACGGGTCCCTGACGGCGATCCCGGCGGCGGCCCTGCCGGTCTCCCTGGTGGTGGCGGAGGTGGCGGCGAAGCAGTCGATGGTCGCCTTCGCCGCCTTCTCCACCCCCCTCCACCAGGGCTTCGGCTCCATCGCCATCCAGAACGCCGACCGGGCCGACTTCCTCCTCGGCCTCGGGGCGGCAGCCCTCCTCTGTGGCGCCTTCGCCGGCCCCCTGGGGATCGCCGTCCTCCTGGCGGCCCAGGTCTCGGCGTTTTATATGGTCGCCGTATCGAGGAGGAACTTCGGAGGAGCCACCGGCGACGGCTTCGGCGCCACCAACGAGGTGGCACGGGCCGTCTCCCTGGTCCTCGCCAACGTCCTTCTCGCCCAGGGACTCGGATGGGGGGGGGCGATCTGGACGCCGTGGTGA
- a CDS encoding NTP transferase domain-containing protein, with protein sequence MGGGDLDAVVMAGGLGTRLKMGEKPMVRLLGRPLIGWVVSALRESALDRVFVATSPRSPGTAAWAEGEGLEVVETPGAGYVPDMISAVEGAGIEGPVLIVMADLPLLRGEILDEILEVYEGVPEPALSVHAPLEIYRRIGAIPDALFNYRGRLIVPAGVNVLLGSEIRAEQEDYHLILDRPEVAANVNSPEDLAICEAILRGELLI encoded by the coding sequence ATGGGGGGGGGCGATCTGGACGCCGTGGTGATGGCAGGGGGCCTCGGGACGAGGCTGAAGATGGGGGAGAAGCCGATGGTCCGCCTCCTCGGCCGTCCCCTCATCGGATGGGTCGTCTCCGCCCTCCGGGAGAGCGCCCTCGATAGGGTCTTCGTGGCGACGTCCCCCCGATCCCCCGGGACGGCGGCCTGGGCCGAGGGGGAGGGGCTCGAGGTGGTGGAGACGCCGGGGGCGGGGTACGTCCCCGACATGATCTCCGCCGTCGAGGGGGCGGGGATCGAGGGGCCGGTCCTGATCGTGATGGCGGACCTGCCCCTCCTCCGGGGAGAGATCCTGGACGAGATCCTGGAGGTCTACGAAGGCGTCCCGGAGCCGGCCCTCTCGGTCCACGCCCCCCTGGAGATATACCGGCGGATCGGGGCGATCCCCGACGCCCTCTTCAACTATCGAGGCCGGCTGATCGTCCCCGCGGGGGTGAACGTCCTCCTCGGCTCGGAGATCAGGGCCGAGCAGGAGGACTACCACCTGATCCTCGATAGGCCGGAGGTGGCGGCCAACGTCAACTCTCCGGAGGATTTAGCCATATGCGAGGCGATCCTCCGGGGAGAGCTTCTGATCTGA